One Phycisphaerae bacterium RAS2 DNA window includes the following coding sequences:
- the pvuIIM gene encoding Modification methylase PvuII produces MGQPIELPKMDSVPAYRTAWGAAFRGDALHLLTELPDESINLVMTSPPFALQRQKDYGNKAQDQYVDWLLQFAELVFRKLCSDGSFVIDIGGAYEKGVPVRSLYPFRFAIRVCDEVGFKLAEDFYWFNPSKLPSPIEWVNKRKIRAKDSVNTVWWFSKSEWPRADVSKVLTEYSERMKKLISDPEGFYSPKKRPSGHDISGNFGKDNGGSIPSNLLQIPNSESNGQYLRGCKALGIPSHPARFPPKLPEFFIRFLTNPGDIVLDIFAGSNTTGAVAEIEGRRWMAFEADREYIAASAFRFIDTRTAEDRLSTLHASILAGQSVDVRDYLTEQPLFV; encoded by the coding sequence ATGGGTCAACCGATCGAGTTACCGAAAATGGACAGCGTGCCTGCCTATCGAACGGCATGGGGTGCGGCATTCCGGGGTGATGCGCTCCATCTGCTGACCGAGCTTCCGGACGAAAGCATCAATCTTGTGATGACCAGTCCGCCTTTCGCTCTTCAACGTCAAAAAGATTACGGCAACAAGGCGCAGGATCAGTACGTTGATTGGCTGCTTCAGTTTGCAGAGCTGGTTTTTAGGAAGCTTTGTTCCGATGGCAGCTTTGTCATCGACATTGGGGGCGCGTATGAAAAGGGCGTGCCGGTACGCAGCTTGTATCCGTTTCGCTTCGCCATCCGTGTGTGCGACGAGGTCGGCTTCAAGCTGGCCGAGGACTTCTACTGGTTCAACCCCTCTAAGCTTCCTAGTCCCATCGAGTGGGTCAACAAACGAAAGATTCGGGCCAAAGATTCAGTAAATACAGTGTGGTGGTTTTCAAAGTCCGAATGGCCCAGGGCGGATGTGTCCAAGGTGCTCACGGAATACAGCGAGAGGATGAAGAAGCTAATCTCCGATCCCGAGGGATTTTACAGCCCAAAGAAACGGCCATCAGGGCATGACATCAGCGGCAACTTTGGCAAAGACAACGGTGGCTCAATCCCATCGAATCTACTGCAGATTCCGAACTCCGAATCAAACGGCCAATATTTGCGCGGATGCAAAGCGCTGGGCATTCCGAGCCATCCCGCGAGATTCCCGCCAAAGCTACCAGAGTTTTTTATTCGATTCCTCACGAACCCCGGTGACATCGTCCTTGATATCTTTGCGGGATCAAACACCACCGGCGCAGTAGCAGAAATCGAAGGTCGGCGATGGATGGCTTTCGAAGCTGATCGTGAGTACATCGCAGCCTCAGCGTTTCGGTTTATTGACACACGGACAGCCGAAGATCGGCTTTC
- the malP gene encoding Maltodextrin phosphorylase, with protein sequence MFRLRTFNVVPALPQALARLQELAYNLWWSWNSEATELFRRLDPDLWNDTGQNPVVFLSHIAQKRLDHAAGDKAYLGHYGRVMTAFDAYLGREGWFAKTWPDLKNTTIAYFSMEFGLHESLPVYSGGLGILAGDHLKSASDLGLPLVGVGLMYRQGYFQQRITHEGWQLEEYPSLDFYQLPVAIVRGQDGQPVKFKLPIGEHEATVQAWRVQVGRVRLFLLDTDLPENPHAVREITHRLYGGDDTMRIRQEVLLGIGGLRMLDLLGIRPDVCHMNEGHAAFLTLERLRQQREYHKLDLPAAREAVTAGLIFTTHTPVPAGIDRFDDKLLTQFVQPFLTAVGLSFEEFLALGRVDAKNPNELFSMAVLALRLAGSANGVSALHGYVSRDMWHTVWPGAPRDEVPITSITNGIHTLTWIAPEISDLLTRYLGPDWIENPVDHDIWRMVADIPDLELWRAHERRRVAFVAFARKRLREQLRRGGAPPTEVKSADEVLDPEALTIGFARRFAPYKRGSLIFRQPERLARILSDADRPVQFVFGGKAHPRDDNGKEIIKQIIAHMRKPEFARRVVFLENYDITVARMFVQGCDVWLNNPIKPREASGTSGMKAAVNGSLNFSTLDGWWPEAYDGENGWAIDEGKIYDDPKFQDQIEGEAIYEILEKEIVPLFFDRGADGLPRGWIARMKNCMRTICPMFNTNRMLEEYSNMLYAPAARRYRQRAANDFGGAKSLAEWKGRLAAAWPKLRIEQVDSNGAPELPVGSKVQVRARVHLDSVKPDDVAVELYYGHVDAHGQLAEGNNQPMKLIEPAENGSAWYHGEIPCQRSGQHGFAVRVLPRNPELAHPHDTGLILWA encoded by the coding sequence ATGTTTCGCCTTCGCACCTTCAACGTCGTCCCCGCATTGCCGCAGGCCCTCGCACGCCTCCAGGAGCTTGCTTACAACCTCTGGTGGAGCTGGAACAGCGAGGCCACCGAGCTGTTTCGCCGGCTCGATCCAGACCTCTGGAACGACACCGGTCAGAACCCCGTCGTCTTCCTTTCGCACATCGCCCAGAAGCGCCTCGATCACGCCGCCGGCGACAAGGCCTACCTCGGGCACTACGGCCGCGTGATGACGGCCTTCGACGCCTACCTCGGCCGCGAGGGCTGGTTCGCCAAGACCTGGCCCGACCTGAAGAACACGACAATCGCCTATTTTTCGATGGAGTTTGGCCTGCACGAATCGCTGCCGGTCTATTCCGGCGGCCTGGGCATTCTCGCGGGCGATCACCTCAAGAGCGCCAGCGATCTGGGCCTGCCGCTTGTCGGCGTCGGCCTGATGTATCGCCAGGGCTACTTCCAGCAGCGCATCACGCACGAAGGCTGGCAGCTTGAAGAATATCCCTCGCTCGATTTCTACCAGTTGCCCGTCGCGATCGTTCGCGGACAGGACGGCCAACCCGTCAAGTTCAAGCTCCCGATCGGCGAACACGAAGCGACCGTGCAGGCGTGGCGCGTGCAGGTCGGCCGCGTGCGTCTCTTCCTGCTCGACACCGATTTGCCGGAGAACCCGCACGCCGTCCGCGAAATCACCCACCGGCTCTATGGCGGCGACGACACCATGCGCATCCGGCAGGAAGTGCTGCTGGGCATCGGCGGCCTGCGCATGCTCGATTTGCTCGGCATCCGGCCGGATGTCTGCCACATGAACGAAGGTCACGCCGCGTTTCTCACCCTCGAGCGTCTGCGCCAGCAGCGCGAGTATCACAAGCTCGACCTGCCCGCGGCGCGGGAGGCCGTCACGGCGGGCCTCATCTTCACGACTCACACGCCGGTCCCGGCGGGCATCGACCGGTTCGATGACAAGTTGCTGACGCAATTTGTTCAGCCGTTCCTCACGGCGGTGGGCCTTAGCTTTGAAGAATTTCTCGCGCTGGGTCGCGTCGATGCAAAGAACCCGAACGAGTTGTTCTCGATGGCGGTGCTAGCCTTGCGGCTGGCCGGCTCGGCCAACGGCGTCTCGGCGCTGCACGGCTACGTCTCGCGCGACATGTGGCACACGGTCTGGCCCGGCGCGCCGCGCGACGAAGTGCCGATCACGTCGATCACCAACGGCATCCACACCCTCACGTGGATCGCGCCGGAGATTTCCGACCTGCTGACGCGCTACCTCGGCCCGGACTGGATCGAGAACCCCGTCGATCACGACATCTGGCGGATGGTGGCCGACATCCCCGACCTGGAGCTTTGGCGGGCGCACGAGCGCCGCCGTGTCGCGTTTGTGGCATTCGCGCGCAAGCGGCTCCGCGAGCAGCTCCGCCGGGGCGGCGCGCCGCCCACCGAGGTCAAGAGCGCCGACGAAGTGCTCGACCCCGAGGCCCTGACGATCGGCTTCGCCCGGCGTTTCGCGCCGTACAAGCGCGGCTCGCTCATCTTTCGCCAGCCCGAGCGGCTCGCACGGATCCTCTCCGACGCCGACCGCCCCGTGCAGTTCGTCTTCGGCGGCAAGGCCCACCCGCGCGACGACAACGGCAAGGAGATCATCAAGCAGATCATCGCGCACATGCGCAAGCCCGAATTCGCCCGCCGCGTCGTGTTCCTCGAAAACTATGACATCACCGTGGCACGCATGTTCGTCCAGGGCTGCGACGTCTGGCTCAATAACCCGATCAAGCCGCGCGAGGCGTCCGGCACCAGCGGCATGAAGGCCGCAGTCAACGGCAGCCTCAACTTCTCCACGCTCGACGGCTGGTGGCCCGAGGCCTACGACGGCGAAAACGGCTGGGCCATCGACGAGGGCAAGATCTACGACGACCCGAAGTTCCAGGATCAAATCGAGGGCGAGGCCATCTACGAAATCCTGGAGAAAGAAATCGTCCCGCTCTTCTTCGATCGCGGCGCTGACGGCCTGCCGCGCGGCTGGATCGCGCGAATGAAAAACTGCATGCGCACCATCTGCCCGATGTTCAATACCAACCGCATGCTCGAAGAGTATTCCAACATGCTGTACGCGCCGGCCGCGCGGCGCTATCGCCAGCGCGCGGCCAACGACTTCGGCGGCGCGAAGTCCCTCGCGGAATGGAAGGGCCGGCTCGCCGCCGCCTGGCCCAAGCTGCGCATCGAGCAGGTCGATTCAAACGGCGCGCCGGAATTGCCCGTCGGCTCAAAGGTGCAGGTCCGCGCCCGCGTTCACCTCGACTCCGTCAAACCCGATGATGTCGCGGTGGAGTTGTACTACGGTCACGTCGATGCCCACGGGCAGCTTGCCGAGGGCAACAATCAACCGATGAAGCTGATCGAGCCGGCCGAGAACGGGTCGGCCTGGTACCACGGAGAAATTCCCTGTCAGCGGAGTGGCCAGCACGGCTTCGCGGTGCGAGTCCTGCCGCGTAACCCGGAATTGGCCCACCCGCACGACACCGGGCTGATCCTCTGGGCCTGA
- the pvuIIR gene encoding Type-2 restriction enzyme PvuII: protein MTPHLDYEELRRLFPAVRAYQELASKHGIADIFQDNGGKILQVLLLTGLTHIASREGNDARDADGREYELKSVNIELRSVFTTHHHMNPRIIAKYRTVDWVFAIYRNIELAEVYLVTAAQLESFFEKWETKWHTDGERDINNPKIPVRFVRDVGKLIYKSETEKPEL from the coding sequence ATGACCCCCCATCTAGATTATGAAGAGCTACGACGCCTTTTTCCAGCCGTAAGAGCGTACCAAGAACTTGCCTCGAAGCATGGCATTGCGGATATCTTCCAAGACAACGGCGGCAAGATTCTCCAGGTATTGTTGCTGACGGGCCTTACGCACATTGCGAGCCGCGAGGGAAACGACGCGCGCGATGCGGACGGCCGTGAATACGAATTGAAGTCGGTCAACATCGAGCTTCGAAGCGTCTTCACGACGCACCATCACATGAATCCTCGGATAATAGCGAAGTACCGTACAGTTGATTGGGTCTTCGCAATTTATCGAAATATCGAACTCGCGGAGGTTTATCTCGTCACTGCCGCGCAGCTAGAATCGTTCTTCGAGAAGTGGGAAACGAAATGGCACACTGACGGCGAGCGCGATATTAATAATCCGAAGATACCGGTTCGATTCGTCCGCGACGTTGGAAAGCTGATTTACAAGAGCGAGACGGAAAAACCGGAGCTATAA